A window of the Leishmania mexicana MHOM/GT/2001/U1103 complete genome, chromosome 29 genome harbors these coding sequences:
- a CDS encoding putative nitrate reductase has protein sequence MGSKYARGIISSPAHEEERQAHVDTEHHTEPPSSNAAAPEAEEMEATVTPTTPPTSTEQVSMTVPGEEPSKRALPQKQHPRRKSFTMAEVQQLISVNPDRTLVIIRDRVYDVTTFLASHPGGKSVLRRNNGKDVTDAFFSMHSATAVRKLPAFLIGELAPPESTSAAADETPTAALVPAHLRMADITKALSEDPNRIILILFSDAYDVTPMRDKHPGGLRVLTNSNGRECGDTFMRIHGPLAKKMVRQFYLGPVEGAADVRSPLRPAVAVEAKSAVIPPAGTEVQSTRILEMVPVNSTATIHYFTFSCPNPLDMIPGGHIRLYSNLYKEESRFYTPFKTGVTSFTICMKHYPNGRTSGYFFGLKEGCEVFFDGPLPPSWQLNTDAAVQGAVPEERHVVLIAGGTGIVPLYSISSNALETQLSSVTLVCSVRTSEDLILAEELRRLANRYSKALPSQKHTLRIVLLFSRASPQDVSVESTSFASHVLCGGRLTAESFKGIEIPPAQAVVVCGPPTFNDAVAGAVLESGICTAAQIHHL, from the coding sequence ATGGGCTCAAAGTACGCAAGGGGTATAATCTCCTCACCtgcgcacgaggaggagcggcaggccCACGTCGACACAGAGCATCACACCGAACCTCCTTCCTCCAACGCGGCAGCcccggaggcggaggagatggaggcgacggTAACTCCTACCACGCCGCCGACGTCGACGGAGCAGGTCTCTATGACGGTGCCGGGAGAGGAGCCAAGCAAGCGTGCGCTTCCACAGAAgcagcacccgcgccgcAAGTCCTTCACGATGgccgaggtgcagcagctgattTCCGTAAACCCAGACCGCACGTTGGTGATCATTCGCGACAGGGTCTACGATGTGACCACTTTTCTCGCTTCTCACCCTGGTGGCAAGTCCGTGCTGCGGCGCAACAACGGCAAAGATGTGACAGACGCCTTCTTTAGCATGCACAGTGCGACAGCAGTGAGGAAGCTGCCTGCTTTCTTGATTGGTGAGCTAGCGCCACCCGAGAGTacgtctgccgctgctgacgagACACCAACTGCTGCTCTCGTCCCTGCACATTTGCGTATGGCCGACATCACGAAGGCTCTCAGCGAGGATCCGAACCGAATTATTCTTATTCTTTTCAGCGATGCCTACGACGTGACACCAATGCGCGACAAGCACCCTGGTGGCCTACGCGTGCTGACGAACAGCAACGGTCGCGAGTGCGGCGACACTTTTATGCGCATTCACGGCCCTCTGGCGAAGAAGATGGTGAGGCAGTTCTACCTGGGCCCCgtggagggggcggcggaTGTGAGGTCTCCGCTACGACCAGCTGTGGCGGTTGAGGCAAAATCCGCTGTCATCCCCCCTGCGGGAACCGAGGTTCAGTCCACTCGCATTTTGGAGATGGTACCCGTGAACTCGACCGCCACCATCCACTACTTCACCTTTTCATGTCCCAATCCACTCGACATGATTCCTGGCGGACACATCAGACTCTACAGCAATCTGTATAAGGAAGAGAGCCGCTTCTACACTCCATTCAAGACGGGGGTGACGAGCTTCACGATTTGTATGAAGCACTACCCCAATGGCCGAACGTCTGGGTACTTCTTCGGCCTAAAAGAAGGCTGTGAGGTCTTCTTTGACgggcctcttcctccttccTGGCAGCTCAACACCGATGCCGCTGTGCAAGGCGCTGTCCCGGAGGAGCGGCACGTGGTGCTGATTGCTGGCGGAACCGGTATTGTACCTCTTTactccatctcctccaaCGCGCTCGAGACACAGTTGTCCAGCGTCACCCTCGTCTGCTCCGTCCGAACATCAGAAGATCTTATCTTGGCGGAAGAGCTGCGCCGACTTGCCAACCGCTACTCAAAGGCGCTGCCGAGTCAGAAGCACACGCTACGTATTgtccttctcttctcccgcGCGTCACCGCAGGATGTATCAGTGGAGTCCACATCCTTCGCTTCGCATGTGCTGTGTGGAGGGCGTCTCACGGCGGAGTCTTTCAAGGGTATAGAGATCCCTCCTGCGCAGGCGGTTGTCGTGTGCGGTCCTCCAACCTTCAATGATGCCGTGGCTGGAGCAGTGCTGGAGTCAGGCATCTGCACTGCCGCACAGATTCATCACCTGTAG